Below is a genomic region from bacterium.
GCTTTTTTTGTTTTGGGTTTCTTAACTTCCATCAGCGAAATTTCTGTGATGGTTAACTCGACCATCAACGGCACGCCGCAGGTATCGGCGGGAAACTTGGTTGGGGCGTCGTTTGTGATCATCTTGCTTGTCATTCCCGTGGTGGCTATTGTGGGCAAAGATATCCAGCTGCGGCGGACTATCAAACGCAGGAATTTAGCCTTGGCGCTAATCACCATTCTTTTGCCTCCGCTGCTCATGCTGGACGGTTCGGTTAGCCTCAGAGAAGGATTAATATGTATTATGTTTTTTGCGACTTTGCTTTACCTGATTCGCTCGGACAGCAGAGATAAGGTTCCTAAGATCATCAAGGAAGTCGAGCAGGAGCTCATCGACAGCCGAAAGTCTACCGCGGTTGATATTGTGAAAATTATTGTGGGCGCTGTGTTTATTTTTGTTGCTGGGCATCTGCTGGTGGAAGAAGCTGTATTCCTGGCAAACTTTTTGAGTGTTCCAGTTTCCATCATTG
It encodes:
- a CDS encoding sodium:calcium antiporter, which codes for MGLLVHILLFLLSASIIWFFAGLLIESVNNVARRFNQSGFTVAFFVLGFLTSISEISVMVNSTINGTPQVSAGNLVGASFVIILLVIPVVAIVGKDIQLRRTIKRRNLALALITILLPPLLMLDGSVSLREGLICIMFFATLLYLIRSDSRDKVPKIIKEVEQELIDSRKSTAVDIVKIIVGAVFIFVAGHLLVEEAVFLANFLSVPVSIIGLLVLSVGTNIPELVIAVRSILKKRKDIAFGDYLGSSVANVFVFGLLPVLNGRFSVEPTEFIATAALMLVGFTMFYFFAKSQNKISRKEGLVLVSIYVMFVVIQTINLIRFATD